gaaggattgcaaagtcgatttaaactcaaatttcgaaacgtaaaatgtgacgccatgtccttaggactattaagtAACACaaaggaaaagagaaaataacaaaaagaaatgttaagcccacaaataattaggtcagaatccgtaagaaatattgaattatttgcaaactggatcgaaccggcgaggggcaatttggtcaattcacccctagagctgactcctgacctaactgtccaataaaatcagagaaaagaaaatttcaggattaagaattaaattacagaactaagaaaaattaaaaaaaaaaaaagaaaagaaaaaggttatttacatcacttggatgacatcataatgatgtcaaaattaatttaacttttcctacaattttttactaagtcaaatttgacttaataaaataaaaaatacataaaaattaaaacaaaattcatTTCTTCCTCCTCCACAAGTTTCGGCCACTCATCTCCCTTAGCTCCTCCATgtgcaaacctccattaaagcttgtttcaagctttaaaacctttactaaaccctaatttctcccataatcacttcataaaaccttattttcttttcttaagaaggagattgaacaagaaagaaagaagaaaagagagaagaaattgggtgattgaacttcaaagttgaggtaagtcaTTTAAAGTGAAATTTCTAGTTTAAAGCATATGTTTTAAGTTAACTTAGATTTTGAATTAAGTTCAAACAACAATTATCATGGAGGGACTAAATAGCAATTTTGGCCAgatagggtttaggtttgagaatggatgattttgatgcaaattatgaattagttaagtgtgaatgagtgtataaataataaatatgcatttagaattcaacaaatgagctaaacaaggaagttagggttttggaagacaaaaatttgagaaatggtcaaatggtgtgtttgaccttgtttgagctgaaaaatggtcatatgtgatcaattgtggtatgttggaagtgttaggatTAGTTTTAAATTGGATTGCTTAGGACATTCTGCAtgtagtaggaccaaggtccctttcagggactaaaactgaaaatttaccagtccaattggtgtgaggctaattggatatgaaactagacacaaaataacacatttttcattcaggaatcatgcccaaaatgtgaccatagcatagtgaacaaattggccaaatccggaagtGAGTgttctaccctgtacaaaaatgaccaaatgaatagtgtttattcatttggccataacttgggctaggcaggtctaaatgatctaaaattttagcagtagaaagatgagatatagacctaaaactttcatgaagaacacaaattcaaattatgtgcttaaccaagtcatttagccacccaaatttggtgacataaaactgccataaccaaattagtgcccagaaaatctgggttaggccaatccggccagccatgttcaaatggttataacttaagctacaaaattccaattggagtgattcaaaaaggagaataaagttaagacaataaggaacaatttatatgaagaaaacttagctaaattctaacagcaacatgactaatagaatagtgcaacataagacataagacaccaaaactgaaaaattgcaaatttgcctaaaagacttaagttttgagaaaacaaccaaaaccaacaaattaggtaaccaaaatgtggtatgtgagtgaaattagaattcccatacctattaagcattagaaagtcaacaaattaacttaaatagtatcatgaatagtaaccccgaaatacaaatttcaatGAACGTCAAATTAAACATaataaagttagatttgaaattatttttggacttatgataagttatgatactgaaacactgtgaaactgtgtgttttagtggaaaagaatatcgggaaagaacttGAGGTgttgagtcaaggctaagaggcgacttgtataaggttcgtgcacaacatagaatttttgtaaattttcttctgcacattgttttgaatgaattgagatatgaaattgtgacataattgaattgaaaagtttattatgcttttgatttaaattattgaaagattaattttttgtgtttgaaatggcaataaatatttagtaaattgttaagatagttttgaaaccacagtgtcatgacaatgtatttgaatacctcactagcatgactagtgggggaaattaattttgaattttgattccttctccgtcaagtgttgaggtgtgtgccaagagtagaagaaaaagaatgggttctcatatatttgagctagttagccttgtgatgtgacttctccttagcctctagccattgagatgatatttgtttcaatGGCATGATAGAACtggtgtttttatgaaatttgttttgagactttcaaatgaaattgtttggattaaatgaatataaatcatgttttgtatttatttctcatgttcagtttcatttttaaataaatatgatttaaattccgcataaagattattttagtatgttgtgcaccactgagtcctagtactcaagaATGGTCATATTATTGCtgtatatagagactagaggagcagcagagtgagctatcgAGGATTGAAGAGCTACCTACTCAAGTTTATCGTGTATATTTTATAccatgattgtaaaaattattttgatgtatgtaatgtatgtaaatgtaggaaatggtcatgagcattgtataaagcttgtattaaattttagtttggatttttcctaatgtaaatttttagaataatgtaactaaattattttatctttattgaaatatgaatggaaatattttgttttaatttgaatgaaattgaattatagtattttgatgatgttgaattttagaaattgagaaatgatgttgaaattggtttggatggatgttgaattgatgaagttgttgagataaatctttggaagtgctttttacaggtatttgaagagatgttttctcaaaatacagacgacactctgtcaaaatttttataaaatttgcagaaaaataaaatgggacaaaaattttaattagttttcaaattctaattaaatattttaatacctattaaaaaatgctcaccacttataaagtaagaaagttgttttaaaatcccttgtagggtacttaatgagtaatcgataggtgaagttcagtagttgattaggtattctacgggatcatgttatgccttacagaggggtaaggtgtgacacatctacataaaaaataagaaaaatgccagcactctcactaaccttcttatatacacatggctcatccatatttttgataaaaccaaatgatttaatgactttatcaaaatggatgttccaactcctcgaagcttgtttcaacccataaatagatcgttttagcttgcataccttggaaccatcttgggattcaaaacccctaggttgttccatgaaaatgttttcatcaatgtttccattaagaaaagctattttgacatccatttgccaaatctcataatcatagtatgtagctattgctaataaaatcctaattgatttaagcatggcaacaggcgagaaagtcttctTATAGTCGAttgcttgcctttggcgaaaccctttcgcaactagccttactttataggtctctacctttccatcagaaccaatcttcttcttgaaaacccatttattctctataggtacaatacctttaggtgggttaacaaggttccaaacttggttcttatgcatggaatcaattttagatttcacagcttcaatccattttgaagagtctacatttgatataacttcttcataggtaagaggatcatctccatgatctatttcttcatgagtaaataactcttgttcatcttcatgaagaaaaccatatctcatcagGTGACATATCCTAGTcgatctgtgaggaattactgtagatgtttcatcaataggtataggttgaatagatggatttatatccatttgatctattgattggtcagaattctccaattctaactctatttgccttcctttgccatattcttgaataaactgttcaagaaatatggcatctcgcTACCATAACctttgtgatgtaggtaaataaaaaaaatatctaaaactttcttttggatatctaacaaatggacctttttctgatctggtttccaattcatcagtgttcagctttttaatataagctggacaaccccaaatcttaacatgcttaagactcgattttcttccatgccatatctcataaggtgtggaagaaactaattttgatggaatcctattcagaatatgcaaagttgattttaatgcaaatccccaaaaagagactaggatatcagtatagctcatcatactgtgtaccatatctaatagggtacgatttctcctttcatatacaccattcagttgtcacaccctacccctcagtaagatgtaacatgatcccgtagtacatctaatgaattgccgtacttcgcctatcggtaacccattaaatatactacaagggattttaaaacaattttgttaatttttaaaggtggcgagcacttttggtaggaattaaaaacttttacttaaagtttaaagactagttaaaatttttgtacatttttatttttacacaaaatttgaaaaattttcagcagagtgccatctatatttgggaaaaacagttcttcaaacacctgtaaaaaacacttccaataattcatttcatcaaaatcaaccacttccataatacaaatcaacgtcatttctcccaactccataattcaaaacaattctcaattcaattgtcttcaaaaataatattaaatgacttcattcatattccactaaagaaaaattaatttacattcattacaaaactcaaaaataaatttgaacattacaataatttgcatttcattacataccaaaataatattgcaagagtttttgtacaactgctcaaataatttacacacatatatttacatgcataatcaaaatctaatatacaaaggtatacctataatataatcGAGGCTAGTCACAAAcagtcttcaaggtgcagctataggaatctcactcaactgctctatttCTACtctcacttgcgacagcatacaaagctatcgctgagtggtgaactcagtggtgcacaactataatttaaaatttaaaaccaTTTACAATTGCCAACAATAtaccaaaaattttggaatctcgAAATTTAACTAATTTCtaaatgtcaaaatttttattgccaataataatagtcacttgttaaaataaccttgataaaaaaattttaatttgtcaaatcacaattgaacaataaaaataattcctacaattatggaaataaacaattattttaacaaaatcatttgtgcacaatctcatttaaaatcataatttcttatcaattaaaatccattctttatctcactaactatgcaagactaatccgaaagggccatcttcggggtgattctaactccttatggtcgggaaggtcgaatagggattttaactccctatggttggggagattgaatcatcgtgcacagtacacaacacaataatgaaactttcgacTGGTCCATAACaaatacttagatctaacctctaataagaggaggatctaagcctgtgcacataccatggtattcaaaacaaaacaaagctaactccattgtctcatcaacaaatgatatagagacgggtaataacctagtcaagcatctatagtgagatataaaatcatATCAtacatttctttgtcctttttgtgagcataaatcacaacacaatattaatgCAAGATCAATTacaatattccataattttttttatgctcatcacaatgcaaaataaaattttgtattttattcatgcaaattgcccatcaccattcaaaacataattccaacgcaattttccaaacataatttatccagtccaaaacaatattcaataattgttgaaataatatttcacaaaactaaactcatgcttgctataTCAATTTCAACATTCAatgaaataaatcccataattgataaacatagtgcataaggaaaataaaatcatttaattacgtaaataattcaaaacaaattcaataaaaactagttgtgcacaaacctcttttgtctatttaatttactcaaattttcatttctccttcgagaatcccttttcaattgaaacacataaatttaaagtgcttcagtatccatttttaatacttaaattccaacaatttctttgcagacttatcctacctattacggtttataaatttcgggtctttcacatttttgtgtatggtggtactattcatagcactattcaagtcaaaatgttgacttttctatacttaataggtttattagttctaattgcacccatatgccacattttgggtgtcaattttgttggcattgattgctaattcaatttctaagtctcctaagagaaattataattttccgCTTGGTCATTTGTTTTCACtgctccattggtcaagttgttattgaaatttggctaaattttcttcatcaaagttgttccttattgtcttagatttaattccctttttgaatcacttttgGAGTTTTTTACCCCAAGTTATGTctattttcctaaggctggccggatttggtgttacctagaaATCAAAGAGGTGAAGGAGACACCATGTTGTCGTCCAACATGAGAGACAAGAGAGAGGAATGATTTTTTCTTTATAACTGTTCCTTATATacgtcaagctccatttaaatcatgacatgtggtcttccatcataggaagacaagtggcaagatcatatggtgccatgtgttaccatctcatggagccacatgtcaccatgtgaaaagaccaatttttccttactttttaatttgagttctcaactcaaaattataatttctcctctttaaatcaatttatatcaaatataaataaataaattaattaattaatctccattaattaatttctcataattaaattcatatttaatcaaattaaatataaatttaatttatactatacatccaataatctagatttggtttcaagtcatgctagggactttgcaatcttattgtaaaccaaacctctttaattaattaattaattaattaaaatttttaattaatcaattaaatcacattttaaatagtgattagcttgtgtagatgtgtgacttattaggctcattacttattgacaaggagaaatgatattaactcttaatatcataggaactctttcttatcataaatgatttctctaaatcatttcaggcatctcatagaccatagtagacacctagcatagtatgccatggctacccaatcagtaataaggaataccttaaatNNNNNNNNNNNNNggaaattgagaaatgttgattgtgaaatcttaagatttgagattgattgagaatttgaagtagtcgttgagaaaaatttttagaagtgctttttacaagtatttgaagaactgttttctcaaaatacagacagaactctgtcaaaattttataaattttgcggaaaaataaaatgggccaaaaatattaactagttttaattgtaataaaatattttaatacctattagaaaatgctcaccacttatcaaaagtaagaaaattgttttaaaattccctgtaggatacttaatgagttatcggtaggtgaagttcgatagttcattaggtattctatcggatcatgttatgccttacatacgggtaaggtgtgacagatagAGCTTACAAAAGTCATATTATGTActttgtgcattataattagttattatattgaaatgtaaattgcaaaattgtaattaatttgtatatcctgtaaatTGTgactttatgtaattagtttgtaaattgtgtaaattaatggaaatatgagaactttgatatatgaattgagcatggAAATGAGTTGTGAGAATTTAATGTGAAATGATTAtcatgagcatgaatgagatttttatttgaaaatattattgaaaatttcaagctggtgaatagtaaaatacgttaaatggtaataaaatagagaaaatttcgtgagtttctccttagaacataaatgttttaaaatataacaagttcaaaattattaaaggaataaagtaagataagataaggtgctccggtaccgagtgtgacatgccttgctctgctacactgtagatgggtgaagggtgttacatatataattttaaatgctaagaaaatagttGCTAAAtagaaaataatcaaattattcaAACTAGAGAAAAAGATATTGTCACTACTTTAATCTTTACAATTACTAAAGCTTTTATAGGAAACCAAATAATTATCAACAGAGATCTTTAGAAGTTTTAAGTAATTTAAATTGTCCAAAATTACTAGATCTTAGATGATATAAAGATGTGTTTCttactaaaattttttttaaatattttaatttatttataaaatttttaatattgtaattattataaaaagttgaggataattaaaataatatatatataaagcttttcccttttttataataaaaatgtgctttttatttatcaattaataatatatttatcattttaatttttaatttaattaaatttttctgttatcaacttTTTAATCAAATAGCATTGTAATAGAAAAAActttttattttaacaaattttaatttataaaatttttaataatattataaataatataaaatttaaaatatttttatctatCAATAAGTTCTGTAAATTTTTatctatattataattataaaattatagatTACAATAGATTATAGATTATTGATAAGAGTAATTGTCCGTGGTTAAAAAAGTCTTTttgcttttttttctttttatgaaaAAGGCTTATGGGGGGTTTCAGTGATGGAAGAAGAGGGGTTTTGGTTTCTCTCATCTCAGCCCAGAGCGGATAGGAGAGTATGGGGACAGAAGGAGACCTATGGGATGATTCTGCTCTTATCAACGCATTCGAAGATGCTATGTCCAAGTACAAGGTCTTCTATTTGGAACTTttcataataatttattaatattattgttTTTCAACTTGATTTTTGCAGCACTAAATGTTGCCAGGAAGCAATCTTGTCTTCCTGTTTATCTaacgttttttttttcttctccagAAAATGCATGGTaagaaaatcaaggaaaatttgatTGATGAAGGAAACGGTGGCTCTGCTTTTGCAGATGAAATTCATGGGGCTGTAAGGTATTTTTCAAGCAGATGCCTTGTCATCCATTCTTCGATTTCTTATAAAAATTGTTCCTGTTTTGTTTTTGATTGATTGAGCTCGGATGCGGGTTGAACTCGAGTCTTCACATCACTACTCCATAACCAATGAGCCAAAggtcattattttttatttttatttttttaaaataatggtATAATAGGATAAACAAGTGTAACGGAGGCACAGATATTGATTGAGGTTCTACTTGGGATGAACTCAGACTATGTTTGGTCGGCGGCCATAATGCAATGTGATTTTCTATGGAATTAATTTTGCATCTGAGTATTCACGGCGTTAGAGTCAATTACATGACTACTAAGCCAAAGCGcaagctcttttttttttaattattcttttattgTAAAGTAATACGGTAGGATAAATAAGTGAAACAGAAGCAAAGATAATCAAAATTAAAACTCCGTTTGTTTCATGGTGTATTTTACGGTATTTTAGGTTCTCAGGAAAATTGTTTAATCTAAAAGATTTGCCAGACAAGTTTTTTTTTGGAAAATAAACTGAGCCTTGTTATGCATTCATTTTCTTGGTTTTTTGGTTTATAGGAAATGCTTTTGAATTTTAACTTTCTTTATGCTCAGAAGCAATATGTAAAAATGTTGGTTAAGTTCATTGAACTTGAATCATGTAAGCAACAATTTCTATCTTGATTGTTGCTAGttgacataaagatcatgatcactcaATAGTAGATACATCATTTCAATATATCAACTATTCAATTGTAGGATACGGTGTTTTGAGATATTGCTGTTTGAATTCCTGTTCTTTCCTAATTCTAGTGATGCAGATGAAAATGGCAATGTCACCTCAAATGCTGCAGAAGAATTGGGAGAGACTAAAAATCTCACACCTGTTCGGGAAAATCATTGTTTGTCTTCAGTTGAGCCTGAACCCTGTATAGATTCGTCAAGTGGTCAACACAAGCAAGCAGTCAATGAGTATTCGTATTCACAAAATTGGGAAGGCTATCAACTACTCTGTCAGCAATACTATGATCTTGAGGAAAAGAGGCAAGGGATTCTGCGTCAGCTTCAGCAACTTGGCGGTTATGGTTACCAATGTCCTGCTGAATGTTATGATTCTAGCCAACAGTGGGGTACCTGCTGTACTTATGATGATCTTTCAGTCCCTACAACCCAACCTTCTTTCTCAACTGTTGCCTGTTCATGTTGCCCATATGCTTGTCATGGCTCAGCAGCACCTTGCATGTCATTTCCTACTTGTTCTTTCTGTGGAACATGTGCTGAGAAAATGTTTGCTAATTCTTCTGGGGCGACAGTTCCTGCAAAGCATTCCCCTCACGAAGATGGTGACATTGTTAAAACAGCAATGGAAGCTGCAGAAAGAGCAATATCTTCTATGAAGACATTGTCATCCATTAATTCTGGAACAGAAGGTAAGCATGAATTTTCCAAAATAATTGTTTGTACAGGAATCTTTTAGCACATACCCATTTTTCTTTACAAGGAAGAGAACATGAAGGGTTAATggtataaaatattcaaaactttgGTCCAAGTATCAATgacgagtttttttttttaatataaattatgtcCACCTAATTTAACCCTGGCACCAATTGTGGCGGCTTATGTTATACATCACTCCCTTTTCAAATTACATGCATAGAATACTTTTCACTTCTACACTTGAAATGCTTTGGCACACCTTTGGGCTGGCAATAAATGTTACCAATATTGAGATAGGTGTATATAATTGATTAAAAGAAATTGGCCATAATTGATTCTTGGATCAAACGTTTGGGCTTATTGCCCCCCCAGCGGC
The Hevea brasiliensis isolate MT/VB/25A 57/8 chromosome 18, ASM3005281v1, whole genome shotgun sequence genome window above contains:
- the LOC131176086 gene encoding uncharacterized protein LOC131176086, translated to MGTEGDLWDDSALINAFEDAMSKYKKMHGKKIKENLIDEGNGGSAFADEIHGAVSDADENGNVTSNAAEELGETKNLTPVRENHCLSSVEPEPCIDSSSGQHKQAVNEYSYSQNWEGYQLLCQQYYDLEEKRQGILRQLQQLGGYGYQCPAECYDSSQQWGTCCTYDDLSVPTTQPSFSTVACSCCPYACHGSAAPCMSFPTCSFCGTCAEKMFANSSGATVPAKHSPHEDGDIVKTAMEAAERAISSMKTLSSINSGTEEKGKGKDGEEISQSTCSGTDLSVVLNAWYSAGFYTGKYLTEQSIMKKQH